GTCGCGAGCCCACCGGAGACGTGATTTCGCCTCAGTAGACCGATTCGGATGCGGTCGAGCGGCGACTTATCGAGCAGCCCTGCTGATGAATACGCGCGCTACATCCGGAAGAATTGCCGAAACCAACCAAACCACTGTCAGAAGCTGTGCGCTGAACGTAGAGACTGAATCTACGAAACGCTTTCTGCTGTCTGGTTTGTAGTCAAGGTATGTCCACGACTGTCACAACCCCAGACGCGGACGAGACGTGTGAGTACTGTGGGTCGCGTATTTTCGACCACGACCCGATTTGCGTCCGTAACTGTACCGACGATTGCGGATCGCCGCTATACTTCTGTAACTACGCTTGTCTCTCGACGTACATCGCCGAAAACGACCTGACTACTGGCAACGCTTGTGAATGGTCGCCTGATGAAAGTGACTGTTGGTAAGTAGGCCCCCTGTACTGAACGGATTCTCTCCTGTTGACCAGCTATCGACTCGTGCTACGTTCGCGCCCTCTGTTCGGCATGCGATTTCTATCATGTTTTGTATATTTCAATAGACCGTCGCGGTCTACAGATGAGCAAGGCGAGTGTCTCGGGGCTTGACTCCGAGGCGGTTCACTCTCTGACTCGAAGAACACGACTGACCCGTCCTAGGAACGTACTGTCTTCGTTTCTCGACAGCGACGATTTCCCGCTCAGGAACCGACGTAGCGTATGAACGATCACAGTTCTCCTGTCGATTCTCTCGACGACGAAGACGAAGAGGTCGCTGCCGAATTCGCTCACGATGCAGAAGCGCTCCTATCGACGATTCCCCACTACTACCGGGGAGAGGTCAGCCAGGCGAACAACGCCCAGAATCGAATCGATCAGACGACTAACTGGGTCGTCACGATAATCGCAGCACTCCTCTCGGTCGTGTTTGCCGGCCCGGGCATCTCCCCGAACCTGCTGCTCGTCGGTATCGTGATCCTGGCTATCTTTCTCAGCTACGAAGCTCGGCGATATCGCTTCTACGACCTCTACCGAAGCCGAGTACGAATCGTTCAACAGAACGTCTTCGCGAACGCGTTAGATCCTAAAGGAGTAGAACACTCGGAGTGGCGCGAGGAACTGGGTAGAGATCTTCGCTATCCGACGTTCAAAGTGACGATGCTCGAGGCCCTCTCGCGACGCATTCGTCGAATATACGGTCTCCTGTTCGTCATCGTCGGCATCACATGGGTCGTCAAGGTCACTATTTTGACACCTGAAGCGGCGTGGTTCGACGACGGAGCGTTGCCGGGAATACCGGGAACGGTCGTTGCGGCCGTACTTTTGGTCGTGTATCTCTGTCTCGCGGTTGTCGCGTTCTGGCCGAACGCCCGTGAAGCGGCAGGGGAGATATACGGAGAAGAGCCGGGGAAGTGGAAACGTGATTGATATCCTCCCTGCCACGATGCGAGGGTTTAGTTCATACTTCGCCGCGGGAGACGTTCAAAGAGAGATTGGCATCACTCGATTTTCCCGACGACGAACCGCTGGCCTTCGATATCTTCGACCAGCGCGCCCCACCCGCCGACGCTGACGACTTCGTCGCCGGTGTCGAGTTCGAGCGTCGCCGCCTCGACAAAACTCGACAGTAGCGGTCCGGCGTCCCCATCGCCGGCGACGTAGTTCACATCGGCTACGCGGCCAGTGAGTTCCCGTTTTTGCCGTCCGGTACGGTCCTGTCCGGTCACGGTGAGCGTCACCTTGCGGCCGGCCTCCACATCATCGTGGATGTCGCGGATGCACTCGCGGATGTTCGTGTAGGTCGCGGGCAACGAGCCGTCGCGCGCGGAGTACAGCGGTTCCCACGTCTCCCAAAACGCTGTCTGGAAGTGCGAGTCGAAGACGCGCGACAGCGAGTAGTCGTTGACGAGCACGCCGTACTCGTGATTCGGATGCAGCGGCGCTTCGGGCGCGAAGCAGACGTGGATACGGTCGGCGAGGACGAGAAACGGCGTCGGTAAGGTTCGAAGACGAACTTCGGTTGCCACGCCCGCGAAGGCGAACTCGCGTTCGTCGACGCTGTCGCCGGATGACTCGGGCGTCAGCGTGAGTTTGACGACGACCCCGCGGTCGACGGCCGCCGACAGCACGTCGCGGAATAGGTCGAACTGCGCGGGCGTCAGCGCCAACTGGAGTTCGTTCTCGGCGTCCTCGATGGCCTCGCGCGCACGGTCGAAGATAGAAGAGAGAGGCTTGAGCACGCTGACGCGGTGGTTCTCGACCGTCGGACGCTCCCAGCGATCTCGAATCTCCGCGGCCGCGTTCGTCACCGTCTCCGCGTACGCCTGTAGGTCGCCGACGACCGCCGAGGGGTCGTGCGCGCGGGCGTGCAGGCTCCCCTGTTGGTACGTCTCGATGTAGCCATCGCTCTCGAGGTTGCGAAGGACGTCGTAGATGCGCGCCTGCGGGACGCCGCAGGCGTCGGCTATCTCGGTCGCGGGGGCGCTGCCGAGTTCGACCGTCGCGATGTAGGCGTCCGCCTCGTACTGGGTGAGTCCGGTCCGCTCTAACGTCGAGCGGAGTTGGTCGGTGTCCATGCTCGGATACCGAATAGAGGGAGTCCGGACGGTTTCGGCGTTTCGGTGTTCCGACGGACGAGCGATAGCTCGCCTACGACGCCGCGCGACGAGTTCGGTTCAAGTGACTCTGGTGAATCCCGCACGCGGAGATAGGTTTCAGAAGCCGTGCTGAACACAGGTGGAAACGCTTCGTCCGAGATGGATTCGTTATCTACGACGACGGACGTTCTTCGAGGTCAGCACCGGCGACCGTTGTCACTCCTTTACACCACAGAAAGTACTTGTAACCAGAATTAAAAATCGACTCGTGGTCTCCCGTCGTTCCCTCCTCCAAAGCGGAGTCGTTGCTGGTCTCGTCGGTCTCTCCGGTTGTACTACACTGTCACCCTCGCCGGTCGACACGGTATGGCGTTACGAACTCGGACGGGCTATCGGTGGCAAGCCGTTCCAGATTCAGCCCACCGTGTTAGACGATTCGATTGTAGTCAACGACTTCCATACGGTCGCAGTCTTAGAGACAGATGGGGTCGAGCGGTGGAGTCACGAGTATGAACCGACGTCGGTCAACGGAAATGAAAGACGGTATGACAACTATCTAGTCACAGGTGTCGGCGCCGACAGTGAGCGCGTCTATGTTCCCGAAGCTGAGGGACTTACTGCGTTCGATATCGACGACGGTGACCGTCTGTGGCAGAGCGAGGCCCGCCCACCCGACGGCGTATCACTCCTCGCCACCGAATCGACCGTCTTCAGTGCCGGTATAGCGTTCGAGCCAGACACCGGCGAGGAACGCTGGGATGTCGAACGGTTGATCGAGGGACCGGGACCGCTCATAACCGACGGCAGGGCCCTCTTCGGAGATCTTCAGGGTCGCCTCCACGTGATCGATATCGAGAGTGGTGACCATCACTGGCGATTTGATATCCTGGAAGACTGGATACAGTGTCGGCCAGCTACAGACGGCGAGACGATATTTTTCGGAAGCGGAACCACAGACCTCGAAGAAGGCCGTTGCTATGCGTTCTCGGATACCGGCGACCGTCGCTGGATGCGATCACTCGATGCGGCAGTACACTCGACGCTATCGGTGGTTGACGGTCGCCTCTTTGTTGCGACCCACCGCGGCAGTGTGTACGCACTCGATTCGGACGATGGGACCGAACTGTGGAAATTCACCGGTCAAAATACGCTCAATTCGCTCTTTGGCAGACGGTCGATGACGAGCATGCAGGCGGACTTCTCTCCGACCGTAGTGAACGACAAACTGTACGTCGTCGACCCCAACGGGACGCTTTCAGTGCTGGACGCGGCCACGGGCGAGCGGCACAACCGCTACGAGGCTCCCTCGAACGGCTTCAGAACGGCACCCATAGTTGACGGTGACCGACTGTATCTCCGTACGCCGACCGACCTGTTCGCTGTTGAGCGCCCCTTAGACTGACGATTTACACGCCGCCGAGCCACGGCAGAAACGCCGCGGCGAGGTAGCCGTACCACTGAATCGCCCACGAGATGCCGAGCCAAAGCAGTCCCCACGGTGCCGAAAATCCGACTGGCCGGACAGGCCACTCCGCGCCAGGGTTCGTCTGTCTGCGCGGATAGACGTAATCAGCCAAGAAATGCAAGCCCATCCCGAGCGCGAGGAAGTGAATCGCCGTCGCCACCGAGGGAACCGCCGACAGCACGTCGAGACGCAGCGCCGCTTGATACAGGAGCGTCGGGAAGAGAAACGTGTGGAGTAGCCACGAGCGGTGGGTGTCTGCTCGGAAGGCGTCCAGTACAGGCAGCAACACGCCAACGACCAGCGGAACGGCGACGATGGGATGAGACCCGAACGCGACGGCGAGAAACGCCACCGGGATGGCGCTGGCGACGTGGAGTTCTCGGCTGGTCACACGAGTTCACCCCGATACGCGAGGACGATTCGCTCGGCGCCCTCCCCGGTGGTCTCATCGAAGGAAACGACTTCCAGGAGCGCTAACAGCCCTGGCAGGAGCAACACGACCGCGATTCCGACTGCGATGCAGAGTCCGAGCAACAGCGCAGCGAAACAGCACTGCAGGACGCTGAACGACGGCGTCTCCAGTAGGTGGTAGGCTGCATCTCGGAGCGCCGTCGTCGCCGACGGGCCGTCTGTCTCCTCCGGTGCGCGGGCAATCAGCGACGCGGCCCGAAAGAGGATGACGACGACGATTACGACGGCGTACAGTCCGGCCAGCGCGCCGAGCAGGAACGTCGGCCGACGGACCGCGAGCGCGATAGTCGAGTAGGCGTACGTCGTCGCGACGACGGCGAGCGCGAGAAGGCTGAACGGGAGGCCGCGCCGGAGATTAGCCCGAAACGACTCACGAAACGCGGCCAGCCGTGCCCGTTCGCTCACTGAGTGTCACAGAGCCTCGCCCTCGACGACGTCCGTCAGCGTCTCGACGAGCGCTAGCAGTGCCGCCCCGAGCGTGAGAAGGTGGAGCGAGGCCAACGACGTAGCGACGCTCAGCGCGACGACGGTCACGAGGTCGGAGTACGCCGCGCGGCCGAACGCTGCGATGGCCGCTATCGGGTCGAGGCGCTCCGTCTCGTCGGTCGTCGAACGCATCGCTCTTGTGGGCGCACGCCGGACGCAAAAGCGCTCCGGTAGTACACTATTCCGGTAGTTTCTACGCCGCGTTCCGTGACGACTGTTACGGCCACCACCGGCAAGAACCCCCCACTGGCGTGGCTCTTTGAGGTCTATTTGCTAAGAGGTGGTATGGACACCAGTAACCTCGACAGTTTCACTTCACGCCGGTCGACCGTCTACGGTCGCCGCGGCGTGGTTTCCACGAGCCAACCGCTCGCCGCGCAGGCGGGTATCACCACACTCCAAGAGGGCGGCAACGCCTTCGACGCGGCCGTCGCCACCGCAGCAGCGCTGAACGTCGTCGAACCCACCTCGACGGGTCTCGGCGGCGACGTGTTCGCGCTCTACCGCACCGCCGACGACGAGGTCGGCGCGATGCGCTCCTGCGGCGGCGCGCCTTCGGGCACGAGCATCGAGAAGGTCCGCGAAGCCATCTCCGAGGCCGACGAGGAGACGCGTTCGTCGTGGTATCCGGCGTCGCGCGGCTACGCCGTCGACTCCGCAGAGGACGCCGGGATGCCGTTTCTCGGCCCGCACGCGGTCACTGTTCCCGGGACAGCCCGCGGGTGGGAGACGACTGTCGAAGAACTCGGTCGGCTGACGCTCGGCGAGGTGCTGCAGCCGGCCATCGAGTACGCCAACAACGGCTACCCGGTCACCGAAGTCGTCTCCGCGCAGTGGCAGCACGGCGAGGAGCTGTTCAAATCGGAGCACGCCCGTGACGCCTACCTCTTCGACGGGAAAGCACCCGAGACGGGCGATATGGCGTCGTTGCCGAAACTCGGCGCGACGATGGAGCGCATCGCCGAGGAGGGCGCGGACGTCGTCTACGAGGGCGACATCGCCGAAACCATCGCGAGCGAGATTCAGGACCTCGGCGGCTTCATGACCGTCGACGACCTCGCGGACTTCGAACCGGAGTTCATCGACCCCGTCTCGACGACGTACAACGGCGCGGAGATATACGAACTGCCGCCGAACAACCAGGGACTAATCGCACTGGAAGCGCTCAACATCGCCGAGGAACTCGGCGCATCCGAGCACCCGCTCGACTCTGCAGAACGCGTCCACTACTTCGCGGAGGCGATGAAGCTCGCGTTCCACGACGGCCACCGCTACATCACCGACCCGGAGTACGAGGAAATTCCGCCGTTGGCGTCGAAAGAGTGGGCGAAAACGCGCGCCGAAGGCGTCGGCGAGACGGCCAACCACGACGTGAGCTTCGGTGTTCCCGACGCCAACGCCGAGGATGCCGACACCGTCCTCCTGTGCGTCGCCGACGACGAGGGCAACGTCGTCTCCTACATCAACTCCCGATTCGCCGGGTTCGGTTCGGGCGTCGTCGCGGGCGATACGGGCATCGCGCTGCAGAACCGCGGCGCGTCGTTCTCGTTGGATCCCGACCACCCCAACTCCCTGGAAGCCGGCAAGCGGCCGTTCCACACGCTCGTTCCCGCCGTCGCCAAACTCGGCGAGGATGACTGGGCGGCGTTCGGCGTGATGGGCGGCTACATGCAACCGCAAGGCCACGTGCAGGTCATCTCGAACGTCGTCGACTACGACCTCTCGATTCAGGCGGCGCTGGATCGGCCGCGCTGGCGCTACCGCGAGGACGGACAGTTAGCCGTCGAGGAGTTCTCCGACGCAGGCGTACCGACGGCGCTCACCCGGATGGGCCACGAGGTCCAGATTCTTGCGCCGCTGATGTTCGGTGGCGCGCAGTTCGTTCGCAACGACGGCGGCGTGCTCTCGGCGGCGACGGAACCCAGAAAGGACGGCAACGCGCTGGGCTACTGAGCCTTCCGCGCCGACCGGCGGTGTGCTGAGCCCCCAGTCGTCAGCGCAGGTCAAGTCATTGAACTGAATGGTATTTCTCACACATTGCAAACGCCTTCGACGGACGTTGCATCGCTCGGCGGAAACCGAGAACATATTTTCACCCCGAGCGTGAATAGGCAGTTGTGACACCTCTACGTCTTCTGTCCCTCCTCACGCGCAGACTGGGTGGTGGTAACGCATGACGCAGCCGATGGGCGACGCCGACGACTCGGGAGTCGTCTCGGAGCTTGGGCGGTTCCGCTCAAGCGCAGTCGCGAGATTGTTCTCCCGCGCCGACGCGCTTTACGTCTCGCCCGTGTTGCTGGCCGGCGTCGCGGTGTACGTTCTGTATCTCACGGTCAACGCCTACCCCGGCTACGGGGCGGGCCTGTACAACCTGATGGGCGAGCAGATTGCGGCCAATGGCTACCTGCCGCCGACGAAGATTCCCTACTACACCGTCGACGGCGTCCCCTTCGCGTATCCGCCGCTGATGTTCTACGTCATCGCCGTGATACGTGACGTGACTGGCGTCGGCCCGTTCGCGCTGGCGCGACTCTTCCCAGGGCTCATCACCATCGCGTATCTCGTGCCGACGTATCTGCTCGCGCGCGACGTGCTCGCCTCCCGCCCGGCGGCGACTGCCGTCGGCCTGCTCGTCGCGCTCAACCCGAAGGTGCTGCAGTGGCACATCACCGCCGGCGGCCTCGTCCGCGCACCGGCGTTTCTGTTCGCCGTCTGCGGTATCTATGCGGGCTATCGACTGTATGCCGCCGTCGAGACGACCGGCTACGACCGCCGGTGGCTCGCCGTCGCCTCGCTCTGTTTCGGGCTGACGCTTCTAACCCACCCGACGTACACGCTCTTTTTCGTCGGCAGTTTCGTCATCCTGTGGCTCTCGCTCGACCGGTCGCTCGCGGGCTTTCTCCGCGGCGGTGTCGTCGCCGCTGGCGGGTTCGCGATCGCGGCGCCGTGGCTCCTCTGGAACGTCTCGACGCACGGCCTTGAGGTATTCACCGCCGCGTCGGGGACCCACGGCGGTATTGGCGGCGGCTTCGCCGTCACCCCGTGGCTCGCGGTTCCGCTCGTTCTGGCGGCGGCGCTGTTTCTCGTGCGGCGGCCGTTCCTCGGCGTCTGGACGGTGGCGGCGGCGCTTCTGTTCCAGCAGGCGCGGTTCGTCGCCTTCGTCGGCACGTTCGGCGTCGTCGCGCTGACGCTCCCGCGCGTCCGAATCGCAGTCACCGACCGAATCCCCCGACCGAATCGCCGGACGGTCGCCGCCGTTGCCATCGCGGCGACGCTGGTCGCCGGTCTCGGCGTCGTCGGCTACTCGATGACCGTCGCCGAACCCTCCATCGCACCTGAGTTCGTCGACGACGACGACGTGGCGGCGATGGAGTGGGTCCACGAGGAGACGCCCGAGGGCGCGACGTTCGTCGTTGTCGGCGACGCTGCCGAGTGGTTCCCAGACGTCAGCAAACGGACGATGACCATCGGTCTGTGGGGCGTCGAGTGGGAAGGCTCCGAGACGTACTCTAAACAAGTGCGACTCTATCGAACCGTGTCGACCTGTGACTCCGCCGACTGCGTCTCGGACACGTTGAACGAAGCCGACGTGACGCCAGAGTACCTCTACGTCCCGAAGGGCACGTACATTGTCCGCGGCAAGCGAACCGGCGGCGGCGACGAACTCGTCGAGTCGCTGATGGTCGCCGACGGCTACGAACCGGCGTACGAGAACGACGGCGTCGTCGTCTTCCGCGTTGTGTCGACTGAGTCGTAATCCGGGCTAATTTCCTTCAAATTCAATTTTCATTTCCCAGTAGCGACTACGAATTCGGACGTATCGCCCTCTCAATGAAAACACTAAGTCGCACCCTCACAGAATGAGTATTCTCGCCGATTTTAATCCACAATCGATTGGCGGTAAAGGTGCGCGCAATAGATGTAGTGTCGGACACTGAACACGAGGTCACTGGTCACGAGAGCCGCGAGTAAGCGCGTCAAATACGCGCTCTTCGACTTTCCGGAGGTGATCTCCTGCGGTCGTGGATGCAATGCCGACGACGGCGGCCACGTCCGCATGTGTCGCCTGACGAGGATTCCTGTAGTACCCGATGTCGACTGCAGCCTCGAGTACTTCCTGCTGGCGTGGTGTCAATCGCCTCGCGAGCGAGGATTCGTCCGGTTCGTACTCCCCATTCTCGATGATCTCGAACGCGACAGCCTCCTCTTCAACGACAGTCTGGAACAGTCGTTGGAACCCCTCGTCGGTTCCCAAGTACGTGACTCGAAGTGAGCCGTCGGATGTGAAGCGGATCGGTGTCTCGATGATAATCTCCGACTCCCGTTGCAGTTCGAGTGAACGCCTTGACACATCCGTCGGCTCAAACTGACTCACTGCCATCCATCGCTCCTCGCCGGCGACAAGGAAATCAATGACGTGTGGCGAATCTCGCATTATCTCCTCATACCGAGCTCGGTCGCCGCTCCCCTCGGCGAACAACAGTACTGTCCCGTCACCGAGGAGTTCGACGTGGTGAATTGCTTCACGCGTGATTGAGGGTTCGTCCGTGAGTCGTTTCCCGAGCGGATGAAAGGAGTTGTGGTTGGAGGGGTGAACGAGGACCGTCAAATATCGCATACGGAGAATCATCGGCGAGAGTATTTAATAAAACGTGGATACGCTGCAGTCGGCGCTTGGTACTCCATCTCGAAGAGAGCAGTATGAGCCGGATGCAACCCGCCGTAGGTCATGATAGAGCTAACGACGGAGGACGGGCACATCGATTTCATGTTTGCTATGCTAGCGCTAAAGTCGGTTACCCGTACGCGGCGATCGATACCTGTCGGAGTCGGCTATGACGCGAAAGACATCCGAAATCGCCATTATCGGGGGCGGGATCTGCGGACTGGTTACGGCTCTCGCGCTCGAACAGCGAGGTTTGTCGCCGACCGTTTACGAAGCGGCCGTCGAGTATCGACCAATCGGTGCCGGACTCCTCTTGCAGACGAACGCACTACTCGTCCTCAACCGCCTCGGAATCGCCGATCGTGTCCGAGACACTGGCGTTGCTCTCGACGATAGTGTCATTCAATCGCCCAGCGGACGAGTGTTGAAACGATTTGACTTAAACCGACTCGAACGCGACGAGTTCGGCTACGGATTCGTAGCGATACATCGTGCCGACCTCCAGGCCATCCTCCTCGATGAACTAGCCACCGATGTGGAAACCGGAATGAAGTGTCATTCGGTCTCTGACACCCATGAGCCGACTGTTCAGTTCAGCGACGGTAGTCACATCCGTCCAGATGTCATCGTTGGAGCAGACGGGATCAACTCGACTGTCCGTGACGCCGTCGCTCCCGACGTCGAACTGGAGGCGATAGATAGCGTCGCATACCGGGCAGTTACGACCGTCGACCTTCCCGAAAAGCACCAAACACGGGGTGTTGAAATCTGGGGGAATGAGGCCTATTCCGGCGGTGCCCCACTCGGCGATGATCGATTCTACTGGTTTGGGACTGCGCCCGGCTCCCTTGCAAACGGTCAGGTCGACCACCTCAAAACGGTAGCTGAACTCCGCAAACAGCTCGCCGCGTATCCCGAACCCATTCCAACGGTACTCGACTCATTGGGTGAAGACGACATCTTCGTCACCGCTCTCAACGAGGTACCTACGCTCAATCAGTGGTATCAGGGATCTGTTTGTCTCGCCGGCGACGCCGCACACGCAATGTTGCCGTTTGCCGGGCAAGGCGCGGCACAGGCAATCGAGGACGGCCTTCTATTGGCTCACTTGCTTTCTGCGACAGATGTCCCATCGGAAGCATTCAAACTGTACGAACAGAAGCGTAAACCGAGAGCTGACCGAATTCGTTCGGAGTCACATCTGCTTGGGAGGCTCGGATCGATCCAATCCCAAATTGGGTCCAGAACGCGCAATTTAGCGGTCGAACTTGTGCCTGACGTCCTCTTTCAGCGCGCCCGTCGACAGCGAGCATCGTGTACGCCACTCCCGTAAGTCGTTTTGACTAAATCCCCTCGGCATGGCCTCGTGTGAGGAGAGATACGCACCGAATTTGGGACGCCAGTGGATTTCGAGACACCGATAGTACAATTGACGTACTGCCGGTATGAAAACTCTCGCTTCTCGATGTGGTCTCTCTTCCATGTAATGGTGGAACGACCACTCTGTCCGCCTAACTCAATCGTCTGCACCGTCGCGCACCAACCGCGCGACAGCCGCGTCGTCGAGTCGGTCGAACTCACCCGCCTGCACGCCCCATAGCGTCGCGTACAATCCGCCGAGCGAAACGAGTTCGTCGTGCGTCCCCCGTTCGACGACGCGCCCGCCTTCGAGGACCAGAATCCGGTCGGCGCGGCGGATCGTCGAGAGGCGGTGCGCGATGACGAGCGTCGTCCGGTTCTTGGTCAGGCGGGTTAGCGCCCGCTGGATGAGCAGTTCCGTCTCGGTGTCGACCGCCGAGGTGGCCTCGTCCAACACGAGCACGTCCGGATCCTGTAACATTGCGCGAGCGATGGAGAGGCGCTGACGCTGGCCGCCCGAGAGCTTTATCCCGCGCTCGCCGATGCGGGTGTCGTAGCCCTCGGGGAGGTCAGTGACGAACGCATGGGCCTCTGCGGCTTTCGCGGCGTCGACCATCTCCGCCTCCGTCGCGTCGAACGCGCCGTAGGTGAGGTTCTCTCTGACCGAACCGTCGAAGAGGTAGACGTCCTGGCTCACGTAGCCGACAGCGCGGCGGAGGCTGTCGAGCGTCGCGTCGCGCACGTCAATCCCGTCGACGCGGACTGCACCCTCGGTCACATCGTAGAGTCGGAGCAACAGTTTCGCGGCCGTCGACTTTCCCGCGCCCGTGGGTCCGACGAGCGCGACCGTCTCGCCGGGTTCGGCGACGAAGTTCACGTCGGAGAGGACGGGGCGGTCCTCCTCGTAGGCGAAGGAGACGTCGTCGTATTCGATGCGGCCCTCGACGCGCCCGAGGTCGACGGCGTTTTCCTCATCTCCGACGGTGACGGGGAGGTCAGTCAACCCGAAGATGCGCTCGCCAGAGGCGCGGGCGTTCTCGTAGGAGTTGACGATGCGGCCCGCGCCCGCCAGCGGGTCGACGAATCGCTGGGTCATAAAGAGAAACGTGACGAACTCGCCGACTTGCAGGCCCGGACCGCCCAGCGGACCCGTGGACCCGGTGACCAGCCAGTAGCCGCCGATGGCGAACGTCGCGGCGAACGCGACGTTGGCGGCCAGTTCCATTCCCGGTTGGTAGAAGTACTCCAGTTTGGCGACCGCCCACGTCTTCAGGTAGTAGTCCCACGAGGCGTCTTCGATGCGGCCGTCCTCGTACGTCTCGGTGTTGGAGGTCTTGATGACCTCGATGCCCGAGAGGTTGTTCTCCAGTCGAGTGTTGAGCGCGCCGACGCTCGCGCGGAGCGCCCGGTAGCGCGGCCGAATCGTCCGCATGAACGCGACGGTGAACACCACCAGAACGGGCATGGCGACGAG
This genomic stretch from Haloprofundus salilacus harbors:
- a CDS encoding ABC transporter ATP-binding protein; this translates as MVRLFSAYGRDDRWLFAIGLVASLFSRLVALVPPLVLGIAIDALFTPGTETAYRLPIVPDGSLPSTLEGQLWLSLGLIVGASILSVAFSWTQGVSLSLYSNRVQHAIRTDTYATMQRLDAAFFDDKQTGEVMSILNSDVRNLREFLGTTLSGAVQLVVSALGIGAVLFWLNAQLAAVTLVAMPVLVVFTVAFMRTIRPRYRALRASVGALNTRLENNLSGIEVIKTSNTETYEDGRIEDASWDYYLKTWAVAKLEYFYQPGMELAANVAFAATFAIGGYWLVTGSTGPLGGPGLQVGEFVTFLFMTQRFVDPLAGAGRIVNSYENARASGERIFGLTDLPVTVGDEENAVDLGRVEGRIEYDDVSFAYEEDRPVLSDVNFVAEPGETVALVGPTGAGKSTAAKLLLRLYDVTEGAVRVDGIDVRDATLDSLRRAVGYVSQDVYLFDGSVRENLTYGAFDATEAEMVDAAKAAEAHAFVTDLPEGYDTRIGERGIKLSGGQRQRLSIARAMLQDPDVLVLDEATSAVDTETELLIQRALTRLTKNRTTLVIAHRLSTIRRADRILVLEGGRVVERGTHDELVSLGGLYATLWGVQAGEFDRLDDAAVARLVRDGADD